One region of Gammaproteobacteria bacterium genomic DNA includes:
- a CDS encoding sulfite exporter TauE/SafE family protein encodes MSIFKNIPELTLLIVLTIIAYIAMALLNNVESNEILTSSGAWGIIVGSFLLSFVIAIIAVLGGVGGGVLFTPVMLGFTSIDSLLVRSTGLVVAMFSGLVSSGPFMRKGLANIKVVLYCSIPIILGAMMGAQVAISMAENMGELGDAIVRFMLGVILVGIAILFISGGSNTEYPVPKRRDTLAEKLRLNASYWEESLGKIVHYRVIRIIPGAILFFVVGFTGGFFGLGGGWAVVPVLNLVMAVPLKISAASSGVLLAIGNAAAIWPYIVKGALIAVFAAPWMIGQVIGGILGAHILAKIKAGFVRNILIGLLLLTSIKLLSRGFEGIFGIDIPLL; translated from the coding sequence GTGTCTATTTTTAAAAATATACCAGAACTGACCTTACTCATCGTCCTTACCATTATTGCTTACATTGCCATGGCATTACTCAATAATGTAGAGAGTAATGAAATTCTAACGTCTAGCGGTGCATGGGGAATCATAGTTGGTTCCTTCCTGCTGAGCTTTGTCATCGCGATTATTGCCGTACTCGGCGGCGTAGGTGGTGGCGTATTGTTCACTCCGGTGATGCTCGGTTTTACCTCCATCGATAGTTTATTAGTACGCTCGACTGGTTTGGTGGTCGCCATGTTTAGCGGGCTTGTGTCTTCTGGCCCGTTTATGCGCAAGGGACTGGCCAATATCAAGGTTGTTCTTTATTGCTCGATTCCTATTATTCTGGGCGCCATGATGGGCGCGCAAGTTGCCATTAGTATGGCCGAGAATATGGGAGAACTGGGCGATGCCATAGTGCGATTTATGCTCGGCGTTATCCTTGTCGGCATCGCCATACTGTTTATCTCTGGCGGTTCCAATACGGAATATCCGGTACCCAAGAGGCGCGATACTCTTGCAGAGAAACTTCGGCTGAATGCTTCTTATTGGGAAGAGTCTCTCGGTAAAATCGTACATTATCGAGTCATACGCATAATTCCAGGCGCTATCCTATTTTTCGTCGTCGGTTTTACTGGTGGCTTTTTTGGACTCGGCGGTGGCTGGGCAGTTGTTCCCGTACTCAACCTGGTAATGGCCGTACCGCTGAAAATTTCTGCCGCATCCAGCGGCGTGTTGTTAGCTATCGGAAACGCTGCCGCTATCTGGCCTTACATTGTCAAAGGCGCGCTTATCGCGGTGTTTGCTGCGCCCTGGATGATCGGCCAGGTTATTGGTGGAATTCTTGGCGCACATATTCTGGCGAAGATTAAAGCAGGCTTTGTACGCAATATCCTTATCGGCCTATTGCTGCTAACCAGCATCAAGCTCCTCTCACGCGGTTTCGAGGGGATCTTTGGCATAGACATACCGTTGCTTTGA
- a CDS encoding 2OG-Fe(II) oxygenase produces the protein MLGSLLQKLRGIPEDIPQELRPPLVLEPSKNAPDATPDLAEPCFCGSQKFFKSCCGSLESRRKAPYGLFVVENYLSAKKIAEIRSYADSCEGKRLMVIDAKSSTKDELKLMEDERRVSELVNLGSYQTQINELVGNAFVELCQRFTPYELEWYERPQMLRYRPGGFYIRHSDSENMDPQTRTWTKSIDRDFSMLIYLNDDFEGGELFFSKFNYRLKPKAGMAVLFPSDHRYIHEACNVTKGIRYALVSWGAARGVKKVMTRPPESIIRC, from the coding sequence ATGCTTGGCTCACTGTTACAAAAACTACGAGGAATTCCTGAAGACATTCCACAGGAATTGCGCCCACCATTAGTGTTGGAACCCAGTAAGAATGCCCCGGATGCCACGCCTGACCTGGCCGAGCCCTGTTTTTGTGGTAGCCAGAAGTTTTTCAAATCATGTTGCGGATCCCTTGAGTCCCGACGTAAAGCCCCTTACGGTCTATTTGTGGTTGAAAATTACCTGAGCGCAAAAAAAATCGCCGAAATTCGTAGCTATGCCGACAGCTGTGAAGGAAAACGTCTAATGGTTATCGACGCAAAATCGTCGACCAAGGATGAATTAAAGCTAATGGAAGATGAGCGACGCGTATCGGAACTGGTAAATCTCGGGAGTTACCAGACGCAAATTAATGAACTGGTCGGCAATGCCTTTGTTGAACTGTGCCAGCGTTTTACGCCCTATGAGCTGGAATGGTACGAAAGACCGCAAATGTTACGCTATCGCCCCGGTGGTTTTTACATTCGACACTCCGACAGCGAAAATATGGATCCACAAACCCGCACCTGGACCAAATCGATTGATAGAGATTTCAGCATGCTGATTTATCTCAATGACGATTTCGAAGGGGGAGAACTGTTTTTCTCTAAATTCAATTACCGTCTGAAACCAAAGGCAGGAATGGCGGTATTGTTTCCATCTGATCACCGATACATACACGAAGCATGTAACGTCACCAAAGGAATCCGTTATGCATTGGTAAGTTGGGGTGCAGCGCGCGGTGTGAAAAAAGTGATGACACGGCCGCCAGAAAGTATCATTAGGTGCTGA
- a CDS encoding DUF6164 family protein, which yields MPRRLFSYAAENLRQAEEVSAILDKHHIEFYETPANHWGFTKAAIWIKDDQDFEKAKSLFEEHVEDYAQRARRAYQEQTGYNPDAPLAERIRFNLTFIYQRKNILPVVLAGIGLLVLYLYLFMQIFA from the coding sequence ATGCCCAGGCGATTATTTTCATATGCCGCCGAAAATCTGCGTCAAGCTGAAGAAGTTTCGGCAATATTGGATAAACACCATATCGAATTTTACGAAACACCAGCCAATCACTGGGGCTTTACCAAAGCCGCGATCTGGATAAAAGATGACCAGGACTTCGAAAAAGCGAAGTCCTTGTTTGAAGAACATGTCGAAGACTATGCGCAACGCGCACGTAGAGCCTACCAGGAACAGACAGGGTACAACCCAGATGCACCACTGGCTGAACGCATCCGTTTTAATCTCACATTCATATACCAGCGTAAAAATATCCTACCTGTAGTACTCGCAGGCATAGGTCTGCTGGTTCTGTATTTATATCTGTTCATGCAAATATTTGCATGA